In Engraulis encrasicolus isolate BLACKSEA-1 chromosome 24, IST_EnEncr_1.0, whole genome shotgun sequence, a single genomic region encodes these proteins:
- the itprip gene encoding inositol 1,4,5-trisphosphate receptor-interacting protein, producing MQEAIARFCVVVAAAILNHPLLFPENSTVPAPDQEDDLLARMKEHQERLEAEQAQLEKELFTEEDTDIVPDYFWYFWSTFSFIVFFTIEMCRQKSSQVGYQSSDTGQSEDEEVWFGGGGTTSTGLALEKGALVNFCETCFHGVTHESRRVREFVEGFADDLLEAMRSVGDRDADMEVEDFVGVGSVFESWAVCKPFTCDLIVPFSPPEPYCYQFQVWCGPSGDLTPDLWQGCGQIRLTTLGQGCTNCQCGSAASPNEDMLCLVHSSRAGADPSKEDDHSLEELLCSKGADVLSKDQVMKWFQISVTKAWARISHKYEFELTFRNLDSPGALKIRLRSGKVVLLNLTPVVQLEDTDAYLISQFPTDDSGESSSSDTHWLLSLSVYERNLLRHLAKSLPDNSCHIRCLQIASFLHKKQTALTGRCGLTNYHLKTALLHLLLAKRPSEWGPQNLDQRLEELVGFLQKSIREKRLCHVIIGNSLLPEEIRVPEMFRLAEAVNLFRPLVLQRQLHAAVMVHVQEMVRNAPVLIQEYTTRIPNGDVFHGSPRSGLRS from the coding sequence ATGCAGGAGGCCATTGCCCGGTTCtgcgtggtggtggcggcggccattCTCAACCACCCCTTACTGTTCCCTGAGAACAGCACGGTGCCGGCCCCAGACCAGGAGGACGACCTCCTGGCCCGCATGAAGGAACACCAGGAGCGTCTGGAGGCTGAGCAGGCTCAGCTAGAGAAAGAGCTCTTCACGGAGGAGGACACAGACATTGTGCCGGACTACTTCTGGTACTTCTGGAGTACCTTTTCCTTCATCGTCTTCTTCACCATCGAAATGTGCAGACAGAAATCAAGTCAAGTGGGATACCAGAGCTCAGACACTGGGCAAAGTGAAGATGAGGAGGTCTGGTTCGGTGGTGGAGGTACCACCAGCACAGGATTGGCTTTAGAGAAGGGTGCTCTTGTGAACTTCTGTGAAACGTGTTTCCATGGGGTGACCCACGAGAGCCGCAGGGTACGCGAGTTCGTGGAAGGCTTCGCTGATGACCTGCTAGAAGCTATGAGAAGTGTAGGGGACCGCGATGCCGACATGGAAGTGGAGGACTTTGTCGGGGTGGGGAGCGTATTTGAGAGCTGGGCCGTGTGCAAGCCCTTTACGTGCGACCTCATCGTGCCGTTCTCCCCGCCTGAGCCCTACTGCTACCAGTTCCAGGTGTGGTGCGGCCCGTCGGGCGACTTGACGCCAGACTTGTGGCAGGGCTGTGGCCAGATCCGCCTGACCACATTGGGCCAGGGCTGCACCAACTGCCAGTGTGGGTCCGCTGCCAGTCCTAACGAAGACATGCTGTGCCTGGTCCACAGTAGCAGGGCCGGTGCAGATCCCTCCAAAGAAGACGACCACAGCCTTGAGGAGCTTCTCTGCTCCAAAGGTGCAGACGTTCTGTCCAAAGACCAGGTCATGAAGTGGTTCCAGATCTCTGTGACCAAAGCGTGGGCTCGCATCTCGCACAAGTACGAATTCGAGCTCACCTTCCGGAACCTTGACTCCCCAGGTGCCCTGAAGATCCGCCTCAGGTCTGGCAAGGTGGTTCTTCTCAACTTGACCCCGGTGGTGCAGCTGGAGGACACAGACGCCTACTTGATCTCACAATTCCCCACAGACGACAGTGGTGAGAGCTCCTCCTCCGACACGCACTGGCTCCTTTCCCTCTCCGTGTACGAAAGAAACCTGCTCAGGCACCTAGCCAAGAGCCTTCCTGACAATTCTTGCCACATTCGATGTCTGCAGATTGCTTCGTTCCTCCACAAAAAGCAGACTGCCCTGACCGGAAGATGTGGCCTCACTAACTATCACCTCAAAACTGCACTGCTTCACTTGTTGCTTGCTAAACGTCCTTCTGAATGGGGACCACAAAACCTAGACCAAAGACTTGAAGAACTTGTTGGTTTCCTTCAGAAAAGCATTCGGGAAAAGAGGCTCTGTCATGTCATCATCGGCAACTCTTTGCTTCCAGAAGAAATCAGAGTTCCTGAAATGTTCCGGTTGGCAGAGGCGGTCAATCTGTTCCGACCGCTGGTTCTGCAGAGGCAGCTTCATGCTGCTGTCATGGTACATGTCCAAGAGATGGTCCGGAATGCTCCGGTCTTGATTCAGGAATACACAACTCGTATTCCCAATGGAGATGTTTTCCATGGGTCACCACGTTCAGGTCTACGTTCATAG
- the LOC134441400 gene encoding glutathione S-transferase omega-1-like, translating to MATQKHFAKGSPAPGPTPKGLIRLYSMRFCPFAQRARLVLHAKGIKHETVNINLKDKPDWFLEKNPLGQVPTLETEKGQVIYESPITCEYLDEVYDGKKLFPSDPFEKAQQKMLLELYSKVVPYFYKIPMGRQKGEDVSALETELKEKLCQLNEVLVSKKTKFFGGNSVSMIDYMMWPWFERMEVMELPHCLGGCEELKKWVELMLQDPSVKANMHSTDTYKTFYKTYMEGKPDYDYGL from the exons ATGGCAACTCAAAAGCACTTCGCCAAAG GGTCGCCTGCTCCTGGTCCTACTCCTAAGGGCCTAATAAGACTGTACAGCATGAGGTTTTGTCCTTTTGCTCAGAGGGCCAGGCTTGTTCTCCATGCCAAGGGAATCAA ACATGAAACTGTCAACATTAACCTGAAGGACAAACCTGATTGGTTTTTGGAGAAGAACCCCCTTGGACAGGTGCCAACGCTGGAGACTGAGAAGGGTCAGGTGATCTATGAATCACCAATCACGTGCGAATATCTGGATGAGGTGTATGACGGCAAGAAGCTGTTCCCCTCCGACCCCTTTGAGAAGGCCCAGCAGAAGATGCTATTGGAGCTTTACTCCAAG GTCGTTCCGTACTTCTACAAGATCCCGATGGGCAGGCAGAAGGGAGAGGACGTGTCTGCCCTGGAGACAGAGCTCAAGGAGAAGCTGTGCCAACTGAACGAG GTGCTGGTCAGCAAGAAGACCAAGTTCTTTGGAGGCAACTCTGTGTCCATGATCGACTACATGATGTGGCCTTGGTTTGAGAGGATGGAGGTGATGGAGCTGCCACA CTGTCTGGGTGGTTGTGAGGAATTGAAGAAATGGGTCGAGCTCATGCTACAAGATCCTTCTGTCAAGGCAAACATGCACAGTACGGACACGTACAAGACCTTTTACAAAACCTACATGGAGGGCAAACCAGATTATGACTACGGTCTCTAA
- the LOC134441742 gene encoding adrenocorticotropic hormone receptor-like encodes MEVLYNQTSEYFNSTMVEYLHSRMDGVIWAISCIAFPIVCAAIYGLSCLTTSDHHVSSICVINLLLSDMLQICSKPVWHLIPISSVMHLVLYAVYSIGLMASICFMLCIAAERYVLIVYPLWYRRNRTKNKSILAVLLVWIMAPVVILIISLALISGAVDHGVLYPSFIVFYLLPYPPIIFFTVGTWRALSCTKSVPPQEQKRIMGTLVLVLVIYTFFFLPFVILMLALAISPNLLNDPRVQTYGSLVDILLSLNPIVDPFLYVVMRRDAKEMLTNMVCCCKKRRKTDTETSLTL; translated from the coding sequence ATGGAAGTCCTCTACAATCAAACTTCAGAATATTTCAACTCCACAATGGTTGAATACTTGCATTCGCGTATGGATGGGGTGATTTGGGCAATATCTTGCATTGCTTTCCCTATAGTCTGTGCAGCGATATATGGCTTGTCCTGTCTGACCACATCTGACCACCACGTTTCATCCATCTGTGTCATAAATCTTCTTCTCTCTGATATGTTGCAAATCTGTTCAAAGCCAGTCTGGCACTTAATACCCATATCAAGTGTAATGCATTTGGTTCTCTATGCAGTGTATTCAATTGGTCTGATGGCTAGCATATGCTTTATGTTGTGCATCGCTGCAGAGAGGTACGTTTTGATTGTTTATCCTCTTTGGTACCGCCGGAACCGCACCAAAAACAAGTCCATATTGGCGGTTTTGTTGGTATGGATAATGGCTCCCGTTGTCATACTAATAATATCGTTGGCTCTCATCAGTGGAGCAGTTGATCACGGAGTCCTGTATCCAAGCTTCATCGTGTTTTACCTTCTACCATACCCCCCAATCATATTTTTCACTGTGGGAACGTGGCGTGCTCTGTCCTGTACCAAATCAGTGCCGCCACAGGAGCAGAAAAGGATCATGGGAACTCTGGTCCTAGTTCTGGTCATCTACACATTCTTCTTTCTGCCTTTCGTCATCCTGATGCTGGCTTTGGCCATTTCACCCAACCTCCTCAATGACCCGCGCGTGCAGACTTATGGTTCTCTGGTGGACATTCTCCTGTCCTTGAACCCCATAGTGGATCCCTTTCTCTACGTGGTCATGAGGAGAGATGCGAAGGAGATGCTGACCAACATGGTCTGCTGCTgtaagaaaaggagaaagactgACACAGAGACCTCACTAACACTTTAG